A single Streptosporangiales bacterium DNA region contains:
- a CDS encoding dehydratase, with translation MQVKRYAELVSATGTELGYTDWVELPQEVVSAFADVTGDHQWIHVDADAAARGPFGTTIVHGFLLLSLLPTFSEDWFAIEDSPMSINYGFDKIRFTSVVPAGSRVRGHGEIVALEDRGSAVHATIRVQVLAEGSDRPACVADWIYRSLAPLATAEVPA, from the coding sequence GTGCAGGTGAAGAGGTACGCCGAGCTCGTCTCGGCCACCGGGACGGAACTGGGCTACACCGATTGGGTGGAGCTGCCGCAGGAGGTCGTGTCGGCCTTCGCCGACGTCACCGGTGACCACCAGTGGATCCATGTCGATGCGGATGCAGCGGCCCGCGGGCCTTTCGGGACGACGATCGTCCACGGGTTTCTGCTCCTCTCCCTTCTTCCGACGTTCTCCGAGGATTGGTTCGCGATCGAGGACTCGCCGATGTCGATCAACTACGGCTTCGACAAGATCCGGTTCACCTCGGTCGTGCCTGCCGGCTCGCGGGTCCGCGGTCACGGCGAGATCGTGGCGCTGGAGGACCGCGGCAGCGCGGTCCACGCCACCATCCGGGTCCAGGTCTTGGCCGAGGGCTCGGACCGGCCGGCGTGTGTCGCGGACTGGATCTATCGTTCGCTCGCCCCTCTCGCCACAGCGGAGGTGCCGGCATGA
- a CDS encoding UbiX family flavin prenyltransferase, with the protein GGGIASGYAEGLVARAADVTLKERRPLVLVTREMPLNLIHIRNMETVTLAGATVLPPVVGFYDNPSDINALLDHIVGRVLDQFGIDADLFPRWASPDPS; encoded by the coding sequence GGGGGGGGGGGATCGCGAGCGGGTACGCCGAGGGGCTGGTAGCGCGCGCAGCCGACGTGACCCTCAAGGAGCGGCGTCCGCTGGTGCTGGTGACCCGCGAGATGCCGTTGAACCTCATCCACATCCGCAACATGGAGACGGTGACGCTGGCCGGGGCAACCGTCCTGCCGCCGGTCGTCGGCTTTTACGACAACCCCAGCGACATCAACGCCCTGCTCGACCACATCGTTGGCCGGGTGCTCGACCAGTTCGGGATCGACGCCGACCTTTTCCCGCGCTGGGCCTCGCCCGACCCGTCTTGA